From one Catellatospora sp. IY07-71 genomic stretch:
- a CDS encoding S8 family serine peptidase, with the protein MTAVLGLAILLAAAPSSASPQPSAEADSRRTEPTAAQAVAAGTARPGEPTTTTTAATRDGVRRLTAPPVKGKAAEAEYAPHTVLVKFKAGTSASARGRVAGRIGGKLSTDASTAGYVKITTTGPALKAAAALRGDATVAAVSLDYRRTESKVPNDYYYSVYQKTYMSTIRLPQAWDVQSSATGVVIAIVDTGVDTGHPDLVGRTVAGYNAVANNSNVTDSRGHGTMVAGIAAANTNNSWGVAGAAYNGRIMPIMVFTGQYAYDSDIAEGVIWAVDHGAKIVNMSLGGSGQTPVLHDAIKYAVGKGVLVVAAAGNTGGNGPHYPAMYPEVLTVGATDHAGRLTDFSSWGDHVDIAAPGFDIISTHSRTTEYGPSFTYGIGAGTSYSSPLVAGIAALVRAKYPTLTVAQVIEKLKSTSRDAGPRGIDPYYGSGVVDAYRALGGAATSDFSMQGADGNDMPAQAEVIPSTALAATTGIEGDVDWYKYAVPADYRVTFTLTPPPYNGNQAQNFDGVLALYDADLRLIQEVDSTENTYQTEIITQPLRRGTYYVKVRNYNGAPGTGFYELRATTATPEYRDFPPFNNGVYFDTGNTFPEATAIGDVTGDGRPDALLTTSYYFDPENDYKLFVFAQNADGTLSPSGKYDTHIPYSNDTPIAIGDFNGDGRNDVALGAGVGVEVFLQQADGTLAAGALVPETDGARFIAAADMDADGDADLVYSAGGVFQLTSAGGTFTKSAIAADTMTREVEVGDLNSDGRLDVATSATGGVAVHLAGAEGWTTTKYTYGGGSTPFAVEVADISGDGRADIAATIDSGETLLIVFRQQADGTMSASQNLFAYTSPDGVESGDWDKDGRLDLFVAHGGWGMVSMYRQRADGTLEAARAGGGDVAQHSHQNAISIGDLNGDGYPDVATAANYNNGIWIGYNVNGAAPRGVGEWVWNTSIKPYGKLGRTPKLTVTMRRPLDPATVNSQTVRLVSGRTGRPVELPVSYDAATGTITVTLWREADRPGTRPGAAPVLPDITGFRLVLDGVKDTAGGTLTGYTVWYLG; encoded by the coding sequence ATGACGGCTGTCCTCGGTCTTGCGATTCTGCTCGCGGCGGCGCCGTCCAGCGCCAGCCCGCAGCCGTCCGCCGAAGCCGACAGCCGCCGCACCGAGCCGACAGCCGCACAGGCCGTCGCGGCGGGCACCGCCCGCCCGGGTGAACCCACCACCACCACCACTGCCGCCACCCGCGACGGCGTCCGCCGCCTGACCGCTCCGCCGGTCAAGGGCAAGGCTGCCGAAGCGGAGTACGCGCCGCACACCGTCCTGGTCAAGTTCAAGGCGGGCACGTCCGCCTCCGCACGTGGCCGGGTGGCCGGGCGGATCGGCGGCAAGCTCTCCACCGACGCGTCCACCGCCGGCTACGTGAAGATCACGACCACCGGCCCGGCCCTGAAGGCGGCGGCGGCACTGCGCGGTGACGCCACGGTCGCCGCGGTGTCGCTGGACTACCGGCGCACCGAGTCGAAGGTGCCCAACGACTACTACTACTCGGTCTACCAGAAGACCTACATGTCCACGATCCGGCTGCCGCAGGCCTGGGACGTGCAGTCCTCGGCCACGGGCGTGGTCATCGCGATCGTGGACACCGGCGTGGACACCGGCCACCCGGACCTCGTCGGGCGGACCGTCGCCGGTTACAACGCGGTCGCCAACAACAGCAACGTCACCGACTCGCGCGGCCACGGCACGATGGTGGCGGGCATCGCCGCCGCCAACACGAACAACTCGTGGGGTGTGGCGGGTGCGGCGTACAACGGCCGGATCATGCCGATCATGGTGTTCACCGGCCAGTACGCCTACGACTCCGACATCGCCGAGGGCGTGATCTGGGCCGTCGACCACGGCGCGAAGATCGTCAACATGTCGCTGGGTGGCAGTGGGCAGACCCCGGTGCTGCACGACGCCATCAAGTACGCCGTGGGCAAGGGCGTGCTCGTGGTCGCCGCCGCCGGCAACACCGGCGGCAACGGCCCGCACTACCCGGCCATGTACCCCGAGGTGCTCACCGTCGGCGCGACCGACCACGCGGGCCGGCTGACCGACTTCAGCTCGTGGGGCGACCACGTCGACATCGCCGCACCCGGCTTCGACATCATCTCCACCCACTCGCGGACCACCGAGTACGGCCCGTCGTTCACCTACGGCATCGGCGCGGGCACGTCGTACTCGTCGCCGCTGGTCGCCGGTATCGCGGCACTGGTGCGCGCGAAGTACCCGACGCTCACCGTGGCCCAGGTCATCGAGAAGCTGAAGTCGACCTCGCGCGACGCCGGACCCCGCGGCATCGACCCGTACTACGGCTCCGGTGTGGTCGACGCGTACCGCGCCCTGGGTGGGGCCGCCACCTCCGACTTCTCGATGCAGGGGGCCGACGGCAACGACATGCCGGCGCAGGCCGAGGTGATCCCCTCGACCGCCCTGGCCGCCACGACCGGGATCGAGGGCGACGTCGACTGGTACAAGTACGCCGTGCCGGCCGACTACCGCGTCACGTTCACCCTCACGCCGCCGCCCTACAACGGCAACCAGGCGCAGAACTTCGACGGTGTGCTCGCGCTCTACGACGCCGACCTCCGCCTGATCCAGGAGGTGGACAGCACCGAGAACACCTACCAGACGGAGATCATCACCCAGCCGCTGCGCCGCGGCACGTACTACGTCAAGGTCCGCAACTACAACGGCGCGCCGGGCACCGGCTTCTACGAGCTGCGGGCGACGACGGCCACGCCGGAATACCGGGACTTCCCGCCGTTCAACAACGGTGTCTACTTCGACACCGGCAACACGTTCCCGGAGGCGACCGCGATCGGCGACGTCACCGGTGACGGCCGGCCGGACGCCCTGCTCACCACGTCGTACTACTTCGACCCCGAGAACGACTACAAGCTGTTCGTGTTCGCCCAGAACGCCGACGGCACGCTGTCGCCCAGCGGGAAGTACGACACGCACATCCCGTACTCCAACGACACCCCGATCGCCATCGGCGACTTCAACGGCGACGGGCGCAACGACGTCGCGCTCGGCGCCGGGGTCGGCGTGGAGGTCTTCCTCCAGCAGGCGGACGGCACCCTGGCCGCGGGCGCGCTCGTGCCCGAGACCGACGGCGCCCGGTTCATCGCCGCGGCGGACATGGACGCGGACGGCGACGCCGACCTGGTCTACTCCGCCGGGGGCGTCTTCCAGCTCACGTCGGCGGGCGGCACGTTCACCAAGTCGGCGATCGCCGCGGACACGATGACGCGTGAGGTGGAGGTCGGCGACCTGAACTCCGACGGCCGCCTCGACGTCGCGACGTCCGCCACCGGCGGCGTGGCGGTGCACCTGGCCGGCGCCGAAGGCTGGACCACGACGAAGTACACCTACGGTGGGGGATCCACCCCGTTCGCCGTCGAGGTCGCCGACATCAGCGGTGACGGCCGGGCCGACATCGCCGCCACCATCGACTCGGGCGAGACGCTTCTGATCGTCTTCCGGCAGCAGGCCGACGGCACCATGTCGGCGTCGCAGAACCTGTTCGCGTACACCAGCCCGGACGGCGTCGAGTCGGGCGACTGGGACAAGGACGGGCGCCTCGACCTGTTCGTGGCGCACGGCGGCTGGGGCATGGTGTCCATGTACCGCCAGCGCGCCGACGGCACGCTGGAGGCGGCTCGGGCCGGCGGCGGAGACGTGGCGCAGCACTCCCACCAGAACGCGATCTCGATCGGGGACCTGAACGGCGACGGCTACCCGGACGTCGCCACCGCCGCCAACTACAACAACGGCATCTGGATCGGCTACAACGTCAACGGCGCGGCGCCGCGCGGCGTCGGGGAGTGGGTCTGGAACACCAGCATCAAGCCGTACGGCAAGCTCGGGCGCACGCCCAAGCTCACCGTGACGATGCGGCGCCCGCTGGACCCGGCGACGGTCAACAGCCAGACGGTACGGCTGGTCAGCGGCCGCACCGGCCGTCCCGTCGAGCTGCCGGTCAGCTACGACGCGGCGACCGGCACCATCACCGTCACGCTCTGGCGTGAGGCGGACCGGCCGGGCACGCGCCCGGGCGCCGCTCCGGTCCTGCCGGACATCACGGGCTTCCGCCTCGTGCTCGACGGCGTCAAGGACACCGCGGGCGGCACCCTCACCGGCTACACGGTGTGGTATCTCGGCTGA
- a CDS encoding polysaccharide deacetylase family protein — protein MRLPKAVPALLTAAAVLLAVTACGAEPDVPAFVGGPATATAAAAAASPSASTGPSPSAVATPTGRPRPPGQTKAGLLPPVVNHGPRTGDLVALTFDADMTDDMLARLRSGTVESYANVRIIEMLERGKVPATFFLTGKWVQRYPELTRRIAGNQRFELANHTFGHQAFTSSCYNLPRIPAAGMTEDVAKTFRIIEGYGGRQTRYFRFPGLCHDRAALRALSPLGLTVVDGDVVSGDPFATDWRPIVKAVLSKVKPGSVVILHVTEANARFTDEALPHILKGLAERGLRPAPLSEVLGA, from the coding sequence GTGCGTCTGCCCAAGGCCGTTCCCGCGCTGCTCACCGCCGCTGCCGTGCTGCTCGCCGTCACGGCGTGCGGCGCGGAGCCGGACGTGCCCGCGTTCGTCGGCGGCCCGGCCACCGCGACTGCGGCCGCAGCCGCGGCCTCGCCAAGCGCTTCCACCGGACCGTCGCCGAGTGCCGTCGCGACGCCGACGGGCAGGCCCAGGCCGCCCGGCCAGACCAAGGCGGGGCTGCTGCCGCCGGTGGTGAACCACGGGCCGCGCACCGGCGACCTGGTCGCGCTCACCTTCGACGCCGACATGACCGACGACATGCTCGCCCGGCTCCGCAGCGGCACGGTCGAGTCGTACGCCAACGTGCGCATCATCGAGATGCTGGAGCGGGGGAAGGTCCCGGCGACCTTCTTCCTCACCGGCAAGTGGGTGCAGCGTTATCCCGAACTCACCCGGCGGATCGCCGGCAACCAGCGGTTCGAGCTGGCCAACCACACCTTCGGCCACCAGGCCTTCACCTCGAGCTGCTACAACCTGCCGCGCATCCCCGCGGCCGGCATGACCGAGGACGTGGCCAAGACCTTCCGGATCATCGAGGGGTACGGCGGACGCCAGACCCGCTACTTCCGCTTCCCGGGGCTGTGCCACGATCGCGCCGCCCTGCGCGCCCTGTCCCCGCTCGGCCTGACCGTGGTCGACGGCGACGTGGTCAGCGGTGACCCGTTCGCCACCGACTGGCGGCCGATCGTCAAGGCCGTGCTCAGCAAGGTCAAACCCGGCTCGGTCGTCATCCTGCACGTCACCGAGGCGAACGCCCGGTTCACCGACGAGGCGCTGCCGCACATCCTGAAGGGACTCGCCGAGCGCGGCCTGCGCCCGGCACCGCTGTCCGAGGTGCTCGGCGCCTGA
- a CDS encoding thioesterase family protein encodes MSTATLDSTVGTTRPALVHLDDLDIVGIMHNARYALILERAMSEFWAEHGYHFHDGAPSSPDMIAAVREFAITYHAPVRGTGPIQVQFWLDSMGGSSAVYGFRFLSEDGATVFADGRRVMIKMDRTGRPTPWTDQGRAIAAKLMR; translated from the coding sequence ATGAGCACCGCGACCCTGGACAGCACCGTCGGCACGACGCGGCCGGCCCTCGTCCACCTCGACGACCTGGACATCGTCGGCATCATGCACAACGCCCGGTACGCGCTGATCCTGGAGCGGGCCATGTCGGAGTTCTGGGCCGAGCACGGCTACCACTTCCACGACGGGGCGCCGAGCAGCCCCGACATGATCGCCGCGGTTCGCGAGTTCGCGATCACGTATCACGCGCCGGTGCGCGGCACGGGCCCGATCCAGGTGCAGTTCTGGCTGGACAGCATGGGTGGCTCCAGTGCCGTCTACGGCTTCCGCTTCCTGTCCGAGGACGGCGCGACCGTCTTCGCCGACGGCCGCCGCGTCATGATCAAGATGGATCGCACCGGCCGCCCCACCCCCTGGACCGACCAGGGCCGGGCCATCGCCGCCAAACTCATGCGCTGA
- a CDS encoding TetR/AcrR family transcriptional regulator: protein MTGTDGRLARGERTRAAVLDEAVALASRAGLDGLSLGQLADRLHVSKSGLFAHWSSKEELQLAAIEHAREQWARRVVGPALEHPRGIRRLFALHESRLAFYADRVLPGGCFFASAEFESTGRAGAVPDRLAVVLGEWITLLERLVTEAVELGELPADVMPRRLAFEIDAAGVAALLHSSLLARSADDARQAVLARLRGLATDPGLLPHE from the coding sequence ATGACCGGGACCGACGGGCGGCTGGCGCGCGGCGAGCGCACGCGCGCCGCCGTGCTCGACGAGGCCGTGGCGCTGGCCAGCCGGGCCGGGCTGGACGGTCTGTCGCTGGGCCAGCTCGCCGACCGCCTGCACGTGAGCAAGTCCGGGCTGTTCGCGCACTGGTCCTCCAAAGAGGAGCTGCAGCTCGCCGCCATCGAGCACGCCCGCGAGCAGTGGGCCCGCCGCGTGGTGGGGCCCGCCCTGGAGCACCCCCGCGGCATCCGCCGCCTGTTCGCGCTGCACGAGTCGCGCCTGGCCTTCTACGCCGACCGGGTGCTGCCCGGCGGCTGCTTCTTCGCCAGCGCCGAGTTCGAGTCCACCGGCCGCGCCGGTGCGGTGCCGGACCGGCTCGCCGTCGTGCTCGGCGAGTGGATCACGCTGCTGGAGCGGCTGGTCACCGAGGCCGTCGAGCTGGGCGAGCTGCCCGCCGACGTGATGCCGCGGCGACTGGCGTTCGAGATCGACGCCGCGGGCGTCGCCGCGCTGCTGCATTCGAGCCTGCTGGCGCGCAGCGCCGACGACGCGCGCCAGGCCGTGCTGGCCCGGCTGCGCGGCCTCGCCACCGACCCCGGCCTGTTGCCGCACGAATGA
- a CDS encoding NAD(+)/NADH kinase: MATLAPRVVVVSRRSELDELLGRHGTRAAAAYFLKERGREITEVEERHAAQEAALATVGAALPADWRRGRVHRDDLSRFLFAPEDIVVTVGQDGLVANVAKYLAGQPVVGVNPEPGRNPGVLARFDARALGGLLPAVLAGRAATQQRAMAVATLDDGQQLAGLNEIYVGHQTHQSARYVLTTPQGEQERQSSSGLLVGTGTGATGWCASIALSRDLTGVLPGPDADELCWFVREAWPSPATGARLTAGRVRAGERITLTSESERLVVFADGVETDHLVLAWGQRVSVAAGSRRLNLVVG; the protein is encoded by the coding sequence ATGGCGACGCTCGCACCCCGGGTGGTCGTGGTGTCCCGGCGCAGTGAGCTCGACGAGCTGCTGGGCCGCCACGGCACCCGCGCCGCCGCGGCGTACTTCCTGAAGGAACGGGGGAGGGAGATCACCGAGGTGGAGGAGCGGCACGCCGCGCAGGAGGCGGCGCTGGCCACGGTCGGCGCCGCCCTGCCGGCGGACTGGCGGCGCGGGCGGGTGCACCGCGACGACCTGTCCCGCTTCCTGTTCGCGCCGGAGGACATCGTGGTGACCGTCGGCCAGGACGGCCTGGTCGCGAACGTGGCCAAGTACCTGGCCGGGCAGCCGGTGGTCGGCGTGAACCCGGAGCCGGGCCGCAACCCCGGCGTGCTGGCCCGCTTCGACGCCCGCGCGCTGGGCGGGCTGCTGCCCGCGGTGCTCGCCGGCCGGGCGGCGACGCAGCAGCGGGCGATGGCCGTGGCCACCCTCGACGACGGGCAGCAGCTCGCCGGGCTCAACGAGATCTACGTCGGGCACCAGACGCACCAGTCCGCCCGCTACGTGCTCACCACGCCGCAGGGCGAGCAGGAGCGGCAGTCTTCCTCCGGGCTGCTCGTGGGCACCGGCACCGGCGCCACGGGCTGGTGCGCCTCCATCGCGCTGAGCCGGGACCTGACGGGCGTCCTGCCCGGCCCCGACGCCGACGAGCTGTGCTGGTTCGTACGCGAGGCCTGGCCCTCGCCCGCGACGGGGGCGCGGCTGACCGCGGGCCGGGTGCGCGCCGGAGAGCGGATTACGCTGACCAGCGAGAGCGAGCGGCTGGTGGTGTTCGCCGACGGGGTGGAGACCGACCACCTCGTGCTGGCCTGGGGCCAGCGGGTCAGCGTCGCGGCGGGCAGCCGCCGGCTCAACCTCGTGGTCGGGTGA
- a CDS encoding SPFH domain-containing protein, producing the protein MADVSRRLFLRHLRSTPTSWVSHSVRGRAKRSGVGLAFWYRPLTAVLSEVPVDDRELPLLFHARTSDFTDVTVQATVTYRVAEPAVAVSRLDFSIDPYQGTARGRPLDQIATLLAELAQQPALDLLSRLPLAEALTEVAAVREAVSAALGSEARLSDLGVQVVSARVVAIRPEPELERALQTPTREAVQVEADRATFARRAQAVEQERGIAENELKNKIELARREQQLVEQHGANARRKAELDAAAQLADAQGRAERDRLLTAAEAEKERALAEAKAAGVRALGVAQGEAEAAKLAAYRDLPAEVLQGLALRELAGQLPEIGQLTVTPDVLTGLLARFGAGSADR; encoded by the coding sequence ATGGCCGACGTATCCAGGCGCCTCTTCCTGCGGCACCTGCGCAGCACCCCCACCAGCTGGGTGAGCCACAGCGTCCGCGGCCGGGCCAAGCGCTCCGGCGTGGGGCTGGCGTTCTGGTACCGGCCGCTGACCGCGGTGCTGAGCGAGGTGCCGGTCGACGACCGCGAGCTGCCGCTGCTGTTCCACGCCCGGACCAGCGACTTCACCGACGTCACCGTGCAGGCCACGGTGACCTACCGGGTGGCCGAGCCGGCCGTCGCGGTCAGCCGCCTCGACTTCTCGATCGACCCCTACCAGGGCACGGCCCGCGGCCGCCCGCTGGACCAGATCGCCACGCTGCTCGCCGAGCTGGCCCAGCAGCCCGCGCTCGACCTGCTCAGCCGGCTCCCGCTGGCCGAGGCGCTGACCGAGGTGGCCGCGGTGCGCGAGGCGGTCTCGGCGGCGCTGGGCAGCGAGGCGCGCCTGTCCGATCTCGGTGTGCAGGTGGTCAGCGCCCGCGTGGTGGCGATCCGGCCGGAGCCCGAGCTGGAGCGCGCGCTGCAGACGCCGACCCGCGAGGCGGTGCAGGTCGAGGCGGACCGGGCCACCTTCGCCCGCCGCGCCCAGGCCGTCGAGCAGGAGCGCGGCATCGCGGAGAACGAGCTGAAGAACAAGATCGAGCTGGCCCGCCGCGAGCAGCAGCTCGTCGAGCAGCACGGCGCCAACGCCCGCCGCAAGGCCGAGCTGGACGCCGCGGCGCAGCTCGCCGACGCGCAGGGCCGGGCCGAGCGCGACCGGCTGCTCACCGCGGCCGAGGCGGAGAAGGAGCGCGCGCTGGCCGAGGCCAAGGCGGCCGGTGTCCGGGCGCTCGGCGTCGCGCAGGGCGAGGCCGAGGCGGCCAAGCTCGCGGCCTACCGCGACCTGCCCGCCGAGGTGCTGCAGGGCCTGGCGCTGCGCGAGCTGGCCGGTCAGCTGCCCGAGATCGGCCAGCTGACCGTCACGCCCGACGTGCTCACCGGCCTGCTGGCGCGCTTCGGCGCGGGCAGCGCGGACCGCTGA
- a CDS encoding NUDIX domain-containing protein, with amino-acid sequence MADYPEFSVATDLVVLTVRGAALQVLLVRRGIEPFRGAWALPGGFVLAGEDLDTAAVRELREETGLTAPGGHLEQLATYGEPGRDPRGRVVTVAYLALLPDLPTPVAGSDAASADWVTLPAGELAFDHARILADGVERARAKLEYTPLATAFCPPEFTISELREVYETVWGARLDPRNFHRKVTSTPGFVEPVGRSVAAERGRPAQLFRRGPARLLHPPMLRPAS; translated from the coding sequence ATGGCCGACTATCCGGAGTTCTCCGTCGCGACGGATCTGGTGGTGCTGACCGTCCGCGGCGCCGCGCTGCAGGTGCTGCTGGTCCGCCGCGGCATCGAGCCGTTCCGCGGCGCGTGGGCGCTGCCGGGCGGCTTCGTGCTGGCCGGCGAGGACCTCGACACGGCGGCCGTGCGCGAGCTGCGCGAGGAGACCGGGCTGACCGCGCCCGGCGGGCATCTGGAGCAGCTCGCGACCTACGGCGAGCCGGGGCGCGACCCGCGCGGCCGGGTGGTGACAGTGGCCTACCTGGCACTGCTGCCGGACCTGCCCACCCCGGTGGCGGGCAGCGACGCGGCCAGCGCGGACTGGGTCACCCTGCCCGCCGGGGAGCTGGCCTTCGACCACGCCCGCATCCTGGCCGACGGGGTGGAGCGGGCGCGGGCGAAGCTGGAATACACCCCGCTGGCGACGGCGTTCTGCCCGCCCGAGTTCACCATCAGCGAACTGCGCGAGGTGTACGAGACGGTGTGGGGGGCCAGACTCGACCCGCGCAACTTCCACCGCAAGGTGACCTCGACGCCCGGTTTCGTGGAGCCGGTGGGGCGCAGCGTCGCGGCGGAGCGGGGGCGCCCGGCGCAGCTGTTCCGCCGGGGCCCCGCCCGCCTGCTCCACCCGCCGATGCTCCGGCCGGCCTCCTGA
- a CDS encoding NlpC/P60 family protein encodes MDSHNRPLEGLPSAPRIRRGLLTAAAVTLALLAPAAPAHANPTPAEIEKQIDAQWNKLEPVIEEHNATKIKLTKQKKKADELNAQLAPLEQQVLVTRTRIGVLADQLYRGGALAQANAFLSSGDAGAMAERLLVLDQLAHDKKSRIADVLAAKSALDEVKRPLDELVAQLTKTEAEQAARAKAIEAEIKKLNKLRLDAYGSQSGIGELAPVPCPTSYPGGAGAQAVKYACKQIGKIYVWGAAGPDNFDCSGLTMAAWRAAGVSLPHNAKAQRAEVKSVSRSELRPGDLVFYYSDLHHVGMYAGNGWIVHASRSGLPIRMRKMDDGNIHSYGRPA; translated from the coding sequence GTGGACAGCCATAATCGGCCCCTGGAAGGGCTCCCCAGCGCACCACGAATACGCCGCGGCCTGCTGACGGCGGCCGCCGTGACCCTCGCCCTGCTCGCGCCCGCGGCCCCCGCGCACGCGAACCCCACCCCCGCCGAGATCGAGAAGCAGATCGACGCGCAGTGGAACAAGCTCGAGCCGGTCATCGAGGAGCACAACGCCACGAAGATCAAGCTGACCAAGCAGAAGAAGAAGGCCGACGAGCTCAACGCGCAGCTCGCGCCCTTGGAGCAGCAGGTCCTCGTCACCCGCACCCGCATCGGCGTGCTGGCCGACCAGCTCTATCGCGGCGGCGCGCTGGCCCAGGCCAACGCCTTCCTGAGCAGCGGTGACGCGGGCGCGATGGCCGAACGCCTGCTGGTGCTCGACCAGCTGGCGCACGACAAGAAGTCCCGCATCGCCGACGTGCTCGCCGCGAAGTCCGCCTTGGATGAGGTGAAGAGGCCGCTCGACGAGCTGGTGGCGCAGCTGACGAAGACCGAGGCCGAGCAGGCCGCGCGCGCCAAGGCGATCGAAGCCGAGATCAAGAAGCTGAACAAGCTGCGGCTCGACGCGTACGGCAGCCAGTCCGGCATCGGTGAGCTGGCCCCGGTGCCCTGCCCGACGTCGTATCCGGGCGGCGCCGGCGCGCAGGCGGTCAAGTACGCCTGCAAGCAGATCGGCAAGATCTACGTCTGGGGCGCCGCCGGCCCGGACAACTTCGACTGCTCCGGGCTCACCATGGCCGCGTGGCGTGCGGCGGGTGTGTCGCTGCCGCACAACGCCAAGGCGCAGCGGGCCGAGGTGAAGTCGGTCAGCCGGTCCGAGCTGAGACCCGGCGACCTGGTCTTCTATTACAGCGACCTGCACCACGTCGGCATGTACGCGGGCAACGGCTGGATCGTGCACGCCTCACGCTCGGGGCTGCCCATCCGGATGCGCAAGATGGACGACGGCAACATCCACAGCTACGGCCGCCCGGCCTAG
- a CDS encoding laminin G domain-containing protein, with amino-acid sequence MRGRWWIAAAFGLVAVAAVVVVLVLRQDGPVPDAAAPSSAPSSAAPPSPSAAPSRAVGAHGVLLDFSDGLTVARVAGGEQTAVREERSTGGEVRLVPRDGGWAVHFPARCQEADPKQCPRAILESSAGASLNPGTGRLHWGAAVLMTAEETSDGSNVVQKGYSQTGSQFKLQVDGAKGLPSCVVAGPVAGVNGIHVVKAKRTVADGQWHRIACVREGDRLRIEVDGAAEAEITIPAELDITNDAPLRIGGKGVAVNNDQFHGTLDDVFVDIG; translated from the coding sequence GGCAGATGGTGGATAGCGGCGGCGTTCGGCCTGGTCGCGGTCGCGGCGGTGGTCGTGGTGCTGGTCCTGCGGCAGGACGGGCCGGTCCCGGACGCGGCGGCACCGTCCTCGGCGCCGTCCTCCGCGGCCCCGCCCAGCCCGAGCGCGGCACCGTCGCGCGCGGTCGGCGCGCACGGGGTGCTGCTCGACTTCAGTGACGGGCTGACCGTGGCCCGGGTCGCCGGCGGCGAGCAGACGGCGGTGCGCGAGGAGCGGTCGACCGGCGGCGAGGTCCGCCTGGTGCCGCGGGACGGCGGCTGGGCGGTGCACTTCCCGGCGCGGTGCCAGGAGGCCGACCCCAAGCAGTGCCCGCGCGCGATCCTGGAGTCGAGCGCGGGCGCCTCGCTCAACCCCGGTACGGGCAGGCTGCACTGGGGCGCGGCGGTGCTGATGACCGCCGAGGAGACCAGCGATGGCTCCAATGTGGTGCAGAAGGGCTACTCGCAGACCGGCAGCCAGTTCAAGTTGCAGGTCGACGGGGCCAAGGGGCTGCCGAGCTGCGTGGTGGCCGGGCCGGTGGCCGGGGTCAACGGCATCCACGTGGTGAAGGCCAAGCGCACGGTGGCCGACGGGCAGTGGCACCGGATCGCCTGCGTACGCGAGGGTGACCGGCTGCGTATCGAGGTTGACGGCGCGGCCGAGGCGGAGATCACGATTCCTGCCGAGCTGGACATCACCAACGACGCCCCGCTGCGCATCGGCGGCAAGGGCGTGGCCGTGAACAACGACCAGTTCCACGGGACCCTCGACGACGTCTTCGTCGACATCGGATGA